One stretch of Pigmentiphaga aceris DNA includes these proteins:
- a CDS encoding non-ribosomal peptide synthetase has protein sequence MTTHHADQGSAELTQDDPTGTQVSQSALTSSPLTSSPLTPSPLTEAQTGLWYAQRMDLNNPIFNTGQYAELRGPLDLEAMRRAVDTSMAEADGLAVRVIDMPEAPQQVVDPALRPTLQVIDLRDESDPMAAAQARMRADLHGPIDTAIGPLASQRLFILGDEHHLWYQRVHHVATDGYGMALIDGRVSQLYAAYTGASQDTGSPLGNFQAVLNEDAEYRTSALRERDRAFWLNAFAQPAPVANLADGMPVSGHRFLHASQPLPEPLAAAMRTLESATQVSWPDILVALTAAYLCRHSGQQSTVVGVPWMGRLGSPSARVPAMVMNIVPLQVTVDEDAPIGDFLVETSKAMRRARRHGRYRSEQLRRDLGLLGGRKRLYGPLINVLPFDDSWGMAGLAAQRHILGTGPVDDLSVTFRADNTGRGLRLAIDANPALYSQADVAAHLARLEHFLAKALAAASLAHVPTLTPAETHRWLVEVNNTNHPVDATTLSALIASTMQAHPDADALVYGPNTLTYAELDARTAGLAQRLRDEGVQRGDIVAVAIPRSIELVLALVSILRAGAAYLPLDISHPRERLATILRSATPRLLLSVPKVVPVLPDNAPLLLLNACEPDALQAGQTLAPTTTIAIEPARPTDAAYVIYTSGSTGAPKGVVVEHDAIVNRLEWMRTQYAVGAGDRILQKTPATFDVSVWEFFLPLLVGATLVVAPPEAHKDPAWLAAIVRTHGITTMHFVPSMLAAFLAEPSAAGLSPRLVFCSGEELPAALRDRFHAVMQGELHNLYGPTEAAVDVSYWPASADDRSQPVPIGFPVWNTALYVLDDRMRPVPAGVPGNLYLAGRQLARGYLGQPELTESRFVPNPFQPGARMYATGDLARWREDGAMVFLGRSDHQVKIRGQRIELGEIESVIASVPTVAHVAVIVRTDRPGDQHIVAYVVAQDDATLDVDTLRTHAAARLPDYMVPSAFMPLAALPVTANGKLDRNALPAPAFAARVGRAAAAGSEQIVATLYAQVLGREDTIGADDDFFELGGHSLLAARLALAVREKWGQVLGLGAIFAHPTVARLAAYLDAREALAHAPTDTEGFGPVITLRHGDAARAPLFCVHPAGGLSWCYGTLARAMDPARTVYGLQAHALSPDNAESPTSLDEMAASYVDTVLTLQPEGPYHLAGWSVGGILAHAMAVVLQQRGHQIGTLAMLDSFPSDLWRDEPEPPEDAVYKALLLIAGYDPTELKQVAHTRDGVIGFLRDSGHVLGELSDDMLDGVFRVVAGNNRLVRLQRHRHVAGRITYFRAALDHVGLDLSPQMWAPYADGIDVHDVPALHAHLTGPDATAHIAPVLNAHLLAADSARQAA, from the coding sequence CGTCATCTCCCTTGACGTCATCTCCATTGACGCCTTCCCCGCTTACCGAAGCCCAGACCGGTCTTTGGTACGCGCAGCGCATGGATCTGAACAATCCGATCTTCAATACTGGGCAATACGCAGAGCTGCGTGGCCCGCTGGATCTGGAAGCCATGCGCCGCGCAGTCGACACCAGCATGGCCGAGGCCGATGGCCTGGCCGTGCGTGTTATCGACATGCCCGAGGCACCGCAGCAAGTGGTCGATCCGGCGCTGCGGCCAACGCTGCAAGTCATCGATCTGCGTGATGAGTCCGACCCGATGGCAGCCGCCCAGGCGCGCATGCGTGCAGACCTGCACGGCCCTATCGACACCGCCATTGGTCCGCTGGCCTCGCAACGTCTGTTCATCTTGGGCGACGAACACCATCTTTGGTATCAGCGTGTGCACCACGTGGCCACCGACGGCTACGGCATGGCCTTGATCGACGGCCGGGTGTCCCAGCTGTATGCCGCCTACACGGGCGCAAGCCAGGACACAGGTTCTCCACTGGGCAACTTCCAGGCGGTACTGAACGAAGACGCGGAGTACCGAACGTCGGCATTGCGCGAACGTGATCGGGCATTCTGGCTGAATGCGTTTGCGCAGCCTGCGCCGGTTGCCAATCTGGCTGACGGCATGCCGGTCAGCGGTCACCGTTTCCTGCACGCATCGCAGCCTTTGCCCGAACCGCTGGCTGCCGCCATGCGCACGCTGGAATCTGCCACGCAGGTGTCGTGGCCCGATATCCTGGTGGCGCTGACGGCCGCTTATCTGTGCCGGCATTCCGGTCAGCAAAGCACGGTAGTCGGTGTGCCGTGGATGGGCCGTCTGGGCAGCCCCAGCGCGCGTGTGCCGGCCATGGTGATGAACATCGTGCCCTTGCAGGTCACGGTGGACGAAGATGCACCAATCGGGGATTTCCTGGTCGAGACCTCGAAAGCCATGCGTCGTGCGCGTCGTCACGGTCGTTATCGCAGTGAACAGCTGCGTCGTGATCTGGGCTTGCTTGGCGGTCGCAAACGTCTGTACGGACCCTTGATCAACGTGCTGCCCTTTGATGATTCCTGGGGCATGGCGGGGCTGGCGGCGCAGCGGCATATCCTGGGCACCGGCCCGGTCGATGACCTGAGCGTCACCTTCCGCGCCGACAACACCGGTCGCGGGCTGCGGCTGGCTATCGATGCCAACCCGGCGCTGTATTCGCAGGCCGATGTGGCGGCGCACTTGGCGCGCCTGGAACACTTCCTGGCCAAAGCGCTGGCAGCCGCAAGCCTGGCGCATGTCCCGACGCTGACCCCGGCAGAGACGCATCGCTGGCTGGTGGAAGTCAACAACACCAACCACCCGGTGGACGCCACTACGCTGTCGGCGCTGATTGCCAGCACCATGCAGGCACACCCGGATGCCGACGCGCTGGTATATGGCCCCAACACGCTGACCTACGCCGAGCTGGATGCGCGCACCGCCGGGCTTGCACAGCGCCTGCGTGATGAAGGCGTGCAACGCGGCGACATCGTTGCGGTTGCCATCCCGCGTTCGATTGAACTGGTGCTGGCCCTGGTGTCCATTCTGCGCGCGGGTGCTGCCTACCTGCCGCTGGACATCAGCCATCCGCGCGAACGCCTGGCAACCATTCTGCGTTCGGCCACGCCACGCCTGTTGCTGTCGGTGCCGAAGGTGGTGCCGGTCCTGCCCGACAACGCACCCTTGCTGTTGCTGAACGCCTGCGAGCCGGACGCCTTGCAAGCAGGCCAGACCCTGGCCCCCACCACTACGATTGCCATCGAACCGGCTCGCCCGACCGATGCCGCCTACGTGATCTACACCTCGGGTTCCACCGGTGCGCCCAAGGGCGTGGTGGTGGAACACGATGCCATCGTCAACCGTCTGGAATGGATGCGCACGCAGTACGCCGTGGGCGCTGGTGACCGCATTCTGCAGAAGACGCCGGCGACCTTCGACGTGTCGGTCTGGGAATTTTTCCTGCCGCTGCTGGTGGGTGCCACCCTGGTCGTGGCCCCGCCCGAAGCGCACAAAGACCCGGCCTGGTTGGCTGCCATCGTGCGCACGCACGGCATCACCACCATGCACTTCGTGCCGTCGATGCTGGCTGCGTTCCTGGCTGAACCGAGCGCCGCAGGACTGTCGCCGCGCCTGGTGTTCTGCAGCGGTGAAGAACTGCCTGCAGCCTTGCGTGATCGCTTCCATGCCGTGATGCAAGGCGAGCTGCACAACCTGTATGGCCCGACCGAAGCGGCCGTGGATGTGAGCTACTGGCCAGCATCCGCAGACGATCGCTCGCAGCCCGTGCCCATCGGTTTCCCGGTGTGGAATACCGCCTTGTACGTGCTGGATGACCGCATGCGCCCGGTGCCGGCAGGGGTGCCCGGCAACCTGTACCTGGCAGGCCGGCAACTGGCGCGTGGTTATCTTGGCCAACCCGAACTGACTGAATCGCGCTTCGTACCCAACCCCTTCCAGCCGGGTGCGCGCATGTACGCAACCGGTGACCTGGCGCGCTGGCGCGAAGATGGTGCCATGGTCTTCCTGGGGCGTTCAGACCATCAGGTGAAGATTCGCGGCCAACGCATCGAACTGGGCGAGATCGAAAGCGTGATCGCCAGCGTGCCTACCGTGGCGCATGTGGCGGTCATCGTGCGCACCGACCGTCCGGGCGACCAGCACATCGTGGCCTACGTAGTGGCGCAAGACGATGCCACGCTGGATGTCGACACCTTGCGCACCCATGCTGCGGCGCGCTTGCCCGACTACATGGTGCCCTCGGCCTTCATGCCGCTGGCTGCCTTGCCGGTCACGGCAAACGGCAAGCTCGACCGCAACGCCTTGCCGGCCCCGGCCTTTGCTGCGCGGGTGGGTCGTGCGGCAGCGGCAGGGTCCGAGCAGATCGTTGCCACCTTGTACGCACAGGTGCTGGGGCGTGAAGACACGATCGGTGCCGACGACGATTTCTTTGAACTCGGCGGGCATTCGTTGCTGGCCGCACGTCTTGCCTTGGCGGTCCGCGAGAAGTGGGGACAGGTGCTTGGCCTGGGGGCCATCTTTGCGCATCCCACCGTGGCGCGCCTGGCCGCGTATCTGGATGCGCGTGAAGCCCTGGCACATGCGCCTACCGATACCGAAGGCTTTGGTCCGGTCATCACCTTGCGTCATGGCGACGCGGCCCGTGCGCCCTTGTTCTGCGTACACCCGGCCGGTGGCCTGAGCTGGTGCTACGGCACATTGGCGCGAGCGATGGACCCGGCACGCACGGTCTACGGCCTGCAAGCCCATGCGCTCAGCCCCGACAATGCCGAGTCGCCCACCAGCCTGGACGAGATGGCGGCATCCTACGTCGACACCGTGCTGACCTTGCAACCCGAAGGCCCGTACCACCTGGCCGGCTGGTCGGTGGGTGGCATTCTGGCGCACGCCATGGCCGTGGTGCTGCAACAGCGCGGCCACCAGATTGGCACGCTGGCCATGCTGGACTCCTTCCCCAGCGACCTGTGGCGCGACGAACCTGAGCCGCCCGAAGACGCGGTCTACAAAGCCTTGTTGCTGATCGCGGGTTACGACCCCACCGAACTGAAGCAGGTGGCCCACACCCGCGACGGCGTGATCGGCTTCCTGCGTGACAGCGGCCATGTGCTGGGCGAACTGTCGGACGACATGCTCGACGGCGTGTTCCGCGTGGTGGCCGGCAACAACCGGCTGGTGCGCTTGCAGCGTCATCGGCACGTGGCCGGTCGCATCACCTACTTCCGTGCTGCGCTCGACCATGTGGGCCTGGATCTGTCACCGCAGATGTGGGCACCGTATGCCGATGGCATCGATGTCCACGATGTGCCTGCACTGCATGCCCACCTGACCGGCCCGGACGCCACGGCGCACATCGCGCCGGTGCTCAACGCCCACTTGCTTGCCGCAGATTCTGCGCGGCAGGCTGCCTGA
- a CDS encoding YncE family protein yields the protein MNTTHRIAGAAKHTAFALATLSLTISAAFAAPVFEQPDNTFAGKVMASGVNGPIVAGSEANVTGRGFKPGQQVTLSYGGQVLNHSGLAYIADDKGVFQGKIAVPAGTPAGQHGIVVQVLKPAAATSFDLKVSPVIAVSGQDRFTQTSQKLVPGLYQAAYSKKNDRIFVTAAVGRPPVQESQLLKLDPKTLAIESKITPAKAAGRNDGHVYAVYGVAVNDADDTVWVSETRDNSVAIYRQSDLALVKRLPAGSVPHARDIVFDETLGKAYASTPTASSVTLIDARTREVVKNIEFKTKVRGGEAGSMSLALDQAGHKLYTVTGSTNEAVVIDTRTDTVEKIFALDGAKSAAGVDVDAKNNRLYVASQGSDNLLIVDLASGKTLHNVPVGAGALNVVFDATSGLAYVSNRGAGTTTVVDGNGRIVANLDSGSFPNYAMADGRGNLYLINKAKGKDDPTGDRITKISRK from the coding sequence ATGAACACCACCCACCGCATTGCCGGTGCCGCCAAGCACACTGCCTTCGCACTCGCGACCCTTTCGCTGACGATCTCGGCTGCATTCGCTGCACCCGTGTTCGAACAACCGGACAACACTTTCGCTGGCAAGGTCATGGCGTCGGGTGTGAACGGCCCGATCGTGGCGGGTTCGGAAGCCAACGTTACCGGCCGTGGCTTCAAGCCGGGCCAGCAAGTCACGCTGTCCTACGGCGGCCAGGTTCTGAACCACTCCGGTCTGGCTTACATCGCCGATGACAAGGGCGTGTTCCAGGGCAAGATCGCCGTGCCCGCAGGCACCCCCGCAGGCCAGCACGGCATCGTCGTGCAAGTGCTCAAGCCGGCAGCAGCCACCAGCTTCGACCTGAAGGTCTCGCCGGTGATCGCCGTGTCGGGCCAGGACCGCTTCACGCAAACCAGCCAGAAGCTGGTTCCGGGCCTCTACCAGGCTGCATACAGCAAGAAGAACGACCGCATCTTCGTGACCGCTGCTGTCGGCCGCCCGCCGGTGCAGGAATCGCAGCTGCTGAAGCTCGACCCCAAGACCCTGGCCATTGAATCCAAGATCACCCCGGCCAAGGCCGCCGGTCGCAACGACGGTCATGTCTACGCCGTGTACGGCGTGGCCGTGAACGACGCCGACGACACCGTGTGGGTCAGCGAAACCCGCGACAACAGCGTGGCCATCTATCGTCAGTCCGACCTCGCACTGGTCAAGCGCCTGCCGGCTGGCTCGGTGCCGCATGCCCGCGACATCGTCTTCGACGAAACCCTGGGCAAGGCTTACGCCTCGACCCCGACCGCCAGCTCGGTCACCCTGATCGACGCGCGCACGCGTGAAGTGGTCAAGAACATCGAGTTCAAGACCAAGGTGCGTGGCGGCGAAGCCGGCAGCATGAGCCTGGCGCTGGATCAGGCCGGCCACAAGCTGTACACCGTGACCGGTAGCACCAACGAAGCCGTGGTGATCGACACCCGCACCGACACAGTCGAAAAGATCTTCGCGCTCGACGGTGCCAAGTCGGCCGCAGGCGTTGACGTCGATGCCAAGAACAACCGCCTCTACGTGGCTTCGCAAGGCAGCGACAACCTGCTGATCGTTGACCTGGCAAGCGGCAAGACCCTGCACAACGTGCCGGTCGGTGCAGGCGCACTGAACGTCGTGTTCGACGCAACCAGCGGTCTGGCCTACGTGTCGAATCGCGGCGCAGGCACCACCACCGTGGTGGACGGCAACGGCCGTATCGTTGCCAACCTGGACAGCGGCAGCTTCCCCAACTACGCAATGGCCGATGGTCGTGGCAACCTTTACCTGATCAACAAGGCCAAGGGTAAGGACGATCCGACCGGCGATCGCATCACCAAGATCTCGCGCAAGTAA
- a CDS encoding heavy metal sensor histidine kinase produces the protein MTRSMSLTARLTALYTLVAVCVLAGMVAIVSTAVNRHFEELDDDTLLDKGQLIQDLLTKSDARVALRGRLDDALQSHPGLYVRIADADGAVWYASPSFRFPDCILNRSAAALSGNIFNWTADGKTYRALHTVATQRDAPDTAMRVWIAVNTVHHTHFTDSLHIALWVYAVLAALLSGGLGWFATRTGLAPLRAMRSRAQSVTAHRLSERMPAESVPVEMADLAASLNDMLARLQNDFQRLSDFSSDLAHELRTPISNLLTQTQVALSQTRDACFYRDILASNAEECQQLARMVSDMLLLAKAEHGLLLPNVERILLDEEVQALFDFYEALAEEKEIRLHRMGSAQLRGDRLMIRRAVSNLLSNALCHTPPQGVVTIRLAVKADTVTLTVANTGPGIDPAVLPRLFDRFFRADPSRPHADREGTGLGLAITRAIVQAHEGTVHVSSWTGETCFVMTFPRPPDESGD, from the coding sequence GTGACGCGCAGCATGTCGCTGACCGCCCGGTTGACGGCGCTCTACACCCTGGTGGCGGTGTGTGTGCTGGCAGGCATGGTCGCCATCGTGTCGACCGCCGTGAATCGGCATTTCGAAGAACTGGACGATGACACCTTGCTGGACAAGGGCCAGCTGATCCAGGACCTGCTGACCAAGTCGGACGCGCGAGTGGCATTGCGCGGCCGCCTGGACGACGCGCTGCAAAGCCATCCGGGTCTGTACGTGCGCATTGCCGATGCCGACGGAGCCGTCTGGTACGCCAGCCCCTCGTTCCGGTTTCCGGATTGCATTCTCAACCGGTCAGCGGCTGCCTTGTCGGGCAATATCTTCAACTGGACGGCAGACGGCAAGACCTATCGGGCGCTGCATACCGTTGCCACCCAGCGCGACGCACCGGACACCGCCATGCGGGTGTGGATTGCGGTCAACACGGTCCACCACACGCATTTCACCGATTCGCTTCACATTGCCTTGTGGGTGTATGCCGTGCTGGCGGCGCTGTTAAGTGGTGGCCTTGGCTGGTTTGCCACCCGCACCGGGCTTGCGCCCTTGCGCGCCATGCGAAGCCGCGCCCAGTCGGTGACTGCGCATCGGCTGAGCGAACGCATGCCTGCGGAATCGGTACCCGTGGAAATGGCAGACCTGGCTGCCTCGCTCAACGACATGCTGGCGCGGCTGCAAAACGACTTTCAGCGCTTGTCGGATTTCTCATCCGACCTGGCGCATGAATTGCGCACCCCCATCAGCAACCTGCTGACCCAGACGCAGGTGGCGCTGTCGCAAACACGAGACGCCTGCTTCTACCGAGACATCCTGGCGTCGAATGCAGAGGAATGCCAGCAACTGGCTCGCATGGTGTCGGACATGCTGTTGCTGGCCAAGGCCGAACACGGGCTGCTGCTGCCGAACGTCGAACGGATCTTGCTCGACGAAGAAGTACAGGCCTTGTTCGATTTCTACGAAGCGCTTGCCGAAGAAAAAGAGATTCGGCTGCACCGAATGGGCAGCGCGCAGTTGCGTGGCGACCGCCTGATGATTCGTCGGGCGGTCAGCAACCTGTTGTCCAATGCGCTGTGCCACACGCCACCCCAAGGTGTGGTCACCATCCGGCTTGCGGTGAAGGCAGACACGGTGACGCTGACTGTTGCCAACACCGGCCCCGGTATCGATCCGGCAGTGCTCCCACGTCTGTTCGACCGCTTCTTCCGTGCCGACCCCTCACGGCCCCATGCCGACCGAGAAGGCACCGGGCTGGGTCTGGCCATCACGCGTGCCATTGTGCAGGCACACGAAGGCACGGTGCATGTGTCGTCGTGGACAGGTGAAACCTGCTTTGTGATGACGTTCCCAAGACCGCCAGATGAGTCAGGCGATTGA
- a CDS encoding heavy metal response regulator transcription factor, with protein sequence MKILIVEDEPKTGDYLQQGLREAGFSVSLATTGLDGVHLAIEGEHDLLILDVMLPGMNGWQVLKYLQDQNRKLPVLFLTARDSVEDRVKGLELGADDYLVKPFSFAELLARVRTILRRGPPATEATTIVVADLELDLLRRRVTRRGRRIALTAKEFGLLELLMRRQGEVLPRSLIASQVWDMNFDSDTNVVEVAMRRLRIKIDDHVEPRLIQTIRGMGYVLESRERRP encoded by the coding sequence ATGAAGATATTGATCGTCGAAGACGAACCCAAAACCGGCGATTATCTACAGCAAGGACTGCGCGAAGCAGGCTTCAGCGTGTCGCTTGCCACCACTGGTCTGGATGGTGTGCACCTGGCCATTGAAGGCGAGCATGACTTGCTGATATTGGACGTGATGCTGCCGGGTATGAACGGCTGGCAGGTGCTCAAATATCTGCAAGATCAGAACCGGAAATTGCCGGTGCTTTTTCTGACCGCACGCGACAGTGTCGAGGACCGGGTGAAGGGCCTGGAGCTGGGTGCCGACGACTATCTGGTCAAGCCGTTTTCCTTTGCCGAACTGCTGGCCCGCGTGCGCACGATCTTGCGACGCGGCCCGCCCGCCACCGAGGCCACCACCATCGTGGTGGCCGATCTGGAACTCGATCTGCTGCGCAGGCGTGTAACCCGGCGTGGCCGGCGCATTGCCCTGACGGCCAAGGAATTCGGTCTGCTGGAATTGCTGATGCGCCGCCAGGGCGAGGTGCTGCCCCGCTCGCTGATTGCGTCGCAGGTCTGGGACATGAATTTCGATTCCGATACCAATGTGGTCGAAGTCGCCATGCGACGCCTGCGCATCAAGATCGATGACCATGTCGAACCCAGGCTGATCCAGACGATTCGTGGCATGGGTTATGTGCTGGAATCGCGGGAGCGGCGGCCGTGA
- a CDS encoding multicopper oxidase family protein, with amino-acid sequence MSSRRQFFAGSLATVAGLAVARAAMAALPEPVTQTSVDTAPPLVPATGRPYQSVVTLNGWTLPWRMRNGVKEFHLVAEPVVREMAPGFKVNMWGYNGQSPGPTIEVVEGDRVRIFVTNKLPEHTSVHWHGQRLPNGMDGVGGLTQAQIPVGKTYVYEFEARRPGTFMYHPHADEMVQMAMGMMGFWVTHPKQAHPHISTVDRDFCFLLNAFDVEPGSYTPKVNTMTDFNVWGWNSRIFPGIDSLNVRQGDRVRIRVGNLTMTNHPIHVHGHEFQVTGTDGGPTPPGTRWYEVTTDVAVGQMRQIEFLADEPGDWALHCHKSHHTMGAMGHAVPTMIGVDHRGLVQQIQKVVPDYMLMGERGMADMGEMAMPLPENTAPMMTGTGPFGPLEMGGMFTVLKVRKDQAPGDYRDPGWFQHPAGTVAYEYVGDAPVPAIDSARTAVPVDDADSLPKVRKPSHRNGH; translated from the coding sequence ATGTCTTCCCGCCGACAGTTTTTCGCAGGCAGCCTGGCAACAGTCGCGGGCCTTGCCGTCGCCCGGGCGGCCATGGCCGCCTTGCCCGAACCCGTGACACAGACCTCCGTCGACACCGCACCGCCGTTGGTGCCTGCCACCGGCCGTCCGTATCAATCTGTCGTCACCTTGAATGGCTGGACCTTGCCTTGGCGCATGCGCAATGGCGTCAAGGAATTTCATCTGGTGGCCGAGCCGGTGGTGCGGGAAATGGCACCCGGTTTCAAGGTCAACATGTGGGGCTACAACGGCCAGAGCCCAGGGCCGACCATCGAAGTGGTCGAGGGTGATCGTGTGCGCATTTTCGTGACCAACAAATTGCCCGAGCACACCAGCGTGCACTGGCATGGTCAGCGCCTGCCCAATGGCATGGATGGCGTAGGTGGCCTGACGCAAGCGCAGATTCCTGTCGGCAAGACCTACGTCTACGAGTTCGAGGCACGCCGGCCCGGCACCTTCATGTACCACCCGCACGCCGACGAAATGGTGCAGATGGCAATGGGCATGATGGGCTTCTGGGTGACGCATCCGAAGCAAGCGCATCCACACATCAGCACGGTAGATCGGGACTTCTGCTTCCTGCTCAATGCCTTCGATGTCGAACCCGGCAGCTACACCCCCAAGGTCAACACCATGACCGACTTCAACGTGTGGGGCTGGAACAGCCGCATCTTCCCCGGCATCGACAGCCTGAACGTGCGGCAGGGGGATCGGGTGCGGATACGGGTCGGCAACCTGACCATGACCAATCACCCGATCCACGTACACGGACATGAGTTCCAGGTGACGGGCACCGATGGTGGACCGACGCCGCCGGGCACGCGCTGGTACGAGGTCACTACCGACGTGGCCGTCGGCCAGATGCGGCAGATTGAATTCCTGGCCGACGAGCCAGGCGACTGGGCGCTGCATTGCCACAAGAGCCACCACACCATGGGCGCGATGGGGCATGCCGTGCCGACCATGATCGGTGTGGACCATCGCGGCTTGGTTCAACAGATTCAGAAGGTGGTGCCCGACTACATGTTGATGGGCGAACGCGGCATGGCAGACATGGGCGAGATGGCCATGCCTTTGCCCGAGAACACCGCACCCATGATGACCGGCACCGGCCCCTTCGGCCCGCTGGAAATGGGCGGCATGTTCACCGTGCTGAAGGTGCGCAAGGACCAGGCCCCGGGTGACTACCGGGACCCCGGCTGGTTCCAGCATCCGGCCGGCACCGTGGCCTACGAATATGTGGGCGATGCGCCCGTGCCCGCCATCGACAGTGCCCGCACAGCAGTGCCGGTGGACGACGCCGACAGCTTACCGAAGGTGCGCAAACCGTCTCATCGGAACGGGCACTGA
- a CDS encoding cupredoxin domain-containing protein, with protein sequence MAFHTIQSALLGLLSTFAISTSALAAGSHAGGHADEATGYGKPGIAAKVDRSIQVDMSDNMRFTPADIAVKRGETVRFVIRNVGRLPHEFSLGTKQELEAHYEQMKKFPGMVHDEPNKISLAPGKQGEIIWQFTNSGAVDFACLHVGHYEAGMKGLVKVAR encoded by the coding sequence ATGGCATTCCACACGATTCAATCTGCACTCCTTGGACTGCTGTCCACCTTTGCGATATCAACCAGTGCCCTGGCCGCAGGCAGCCATGCGGGCGGCCACGCCGACGAGGCCACGGGCTACGGCAAGCCGGGCATCGCAGCGAAGGTAGATCGCAGCATCCAGGTCGACATGAGCGACAACATGCGTTTCACCCCCGCCGATATCGCCGTCAAACGTGGCGAAACCGTTCGCTTCGTGATCCGCAATGTCGGACGCTTGCCGCACGAGTTCAGCCTGGGTACCAAACAGGAACTGGAAGCGCACTACGAACAGATGAAAAAATTTCCCGGCATGGTGCACGACGAGCCGAACAAGATATCGCTGGCACCCGGCAAGCAGGGCGAAATCATCTGGCAGTTCACCAACAGCGGGGCGGTCGACTTTGCGTGCCTGCACGTCGGTCACTACGAAGCCGGCATGAAAGGGCTGGTCAAGGTCGCGCGCTGA
- a CDS encoding copper-binding protein — MQAYQTVLWSVLVVLGAFPLAALAQAASASAAAAQTVATTEGEVRRLDKMLGTLTIRHGEIRNLDMPPMSMVFTARDKAQLDAMSVGDRIRFVATNENGKFIASEIDVVR, encoded by the coding sequence ATGCAGGCTTACCAAACAGTGCTCTGGAGCGTTTTGGTCGTGCTGGGCGCATTTCCCCTTGCAGCCCTTGCGCAAGCGGCAAGCGCGTCTGCCGCTGCAGCGCAAACCGTTGCCACGACGGAAGGGGAGGTACGTCGACTCGACAAGATGCTGGGTACGCTCACCATCCGCCACGGTGAAATCCGCAACCTGGACATGCCGCCCATGAGCATGGTGTTCACCGCCCGGGACAAAGCACAGCTGGATGCGATGTCGGTGGGCGACCGGATTCGTTTCGTCGCCACCAACGAAAACGGCAAGTTCATCGCCAGTGAGATCGACGTGGTGCGATGA
- a CDS encoding DUF2891 domain-containing protein has translation MRPVLTQTLATDFARIALGHVSREYPNNPDHAMSGPEEAGKTPSELHPIFYGSYDWHSCVHSYWMLAYLLRRFPDMEPAEDIRSLFARQLVAEKVAIECAYFARPVARAFKRPYGWAWLLKLAEELIHHHGQPWSDALAPLAGVIAQRFRDFLPLAIYPVRVGTHFNTAFGLRMAIDYADATQDTALAAQLRDAGRRWYGNDAACPAWGEPSLDEFQSQALIEAECMRRLLPAAAFQEWFDRFLPDVENLQPATLFRPASVSDRTDGKIAHLDGLNLSRAWCWRSLASALPEGDVRRSIAERSAQEHLAVALPHLASHYMGEHWLASFAVLALEA, from the coding sequence ATGCGCCCTGTTCTCACCCAAACCCTTGCCACCGACTTCGCCCGCATCGCTCTCGGCCACGTCAGCCGTGAATATCCGAACAACCCGGACCACGCCATGTCTGGTCCCGAGGAAGCAGGCAAGACCCCAAGCGAGCTGCATCCGATCTTTTACGGCAGCTATGACTGGCACTCCTGCGTGCACAGCTACTGGATGCTCGCTTATTTGCTTCGACGCTTCCCCGACATGGAGCCCGCTGAAGACATTCGCAGCCTGTTCGCGCGTCAGTTGGTGGCGGAGAAAGTCGCGATCGAATGCGCATACTTCGCGCGTCCGGTAGCGCGTGCATTCAAGCGTCCCTACGGCTGGGCCTGGTTGCTGAAACTGGCCGAAGAACTGATCCATCACCACGGCCAGCCCTGGTCTGACGCGCTCGCGCCTTTGGCCGGGGTCATTGCCCAGCGCTTCCGCGATTTCCTGCCACTGGCCATCTACCCGGTCCGCGTGGGCACACACTTCAACACCGCGTTCGGGCTGCGCATGGCCATTGACTATGCCGACGCCACGCAAGACACGGCACTGGCCGCACAGCTGCGCGATGCCGGTCGACGCTGGTATGGCAACGATGCAGCTTGCCCCGCGTGGGGCGAACCCAGCCTGGACGAATTCCAGTCACAAGCACTGATCGAAGCAGAATGCATGCGCAGGCTGCTGCCGGCCGCTGCCTTCCAAGAGTGGTTCGATCGCTTCCTGCCCGATGTGGAAAACCTGCAGCCTGCCACCCTGTTCCGACCAGCCAGTGTGTCGGATCGCACCGACGGCAAGATTGCCCACCTTGACGGTCTGAATCTGAGCCGCGCGTGGTGCTGGCGGTCGCTTGCGTCTGCGTTGCCGGAAGGCGATGTGCGTCGCAGCATCGCTGAGCGAAGTGCGCAGGAACATTTGGCTGTCGCCCTGCCCCACTTGGCCAGTCACTATATGGGTGAGCACTGGCTGGCGAGTTTTGCGGTGCTGGCGCTGGAAGCGTGA